ACAAAGGAGAAATACCATGAGCAAGACGCTTGAGCTGGCACGTCATCTGGAGACGCTGCACATCAACGATATGTACAAAACCGACTTCTACTGGACCTGGGACAAGACCGACGACGAGATCGACGCCATCTTCACCGTGGCCGACGCCCTGCGGGACCTGCGGGAGCGCAACAAGAGCACCCGCATCTTTGACTCCGGTCTGGGCATCTCCCTGTTCCGTGACAACTCCACCCGTACCCGCTTCTCCTTCGCCTCCGCCTGCAATCTGCTGGGCCTGGAGGAACAGGTGCTGGACGAGAAGAAGTCTCAGATCGCCCACGGCGAGACCGTCCGTGAGACGGCCAACATGGTGTCCTTCATGGCCGATGTCATCGGCATCCGGGACGATATGTATATCGGTGAGGGCCACAAGTATCAGAAGACCTTTATGGACGCTCTGGAGGAGGGCTACCGGGACGGCATTCTGGAGCAGCGCCCCACGCTGGTGAACCTCCAGTGCGACGTGGATCACCCCACCCAGTGCATGGCCGATATGCTGCACGTCATCCACTACTTCGGCGGTGTGGAGAACCTGAAGGGCAAGAAGGTGGCCATGACCTGGGCCTACTCCCCCAGCTACGGCAAGCCCCTGTCCGTGCCTCAGGGCGTCATCGGCCTGTTCACCCGCTTCGGCATGGATGTGACGCTGGCTCATCCCGAGGGCTACGACGTCATGCCGGAGGTGGAGGCCATCGCCCGCCAGAACTGCGAGAAGTACGGCTCCCGGTTCCACAAGACCAACGACATGAAGGAAGCCTTCCGGGATGCCGATATCGTCTATCCCAAGAGCTGGGCACCCTTCGCCGCCATGGAGGAGCGCACCAAGCTGTACGCCAAGGGCGATCAGGCCGGCATCGATGCGTTGGAGAAGAAGCTGCTGGCTCAGAACGCCGAGCATAAGGACTGGGCCTGCACCGAGGAGATGATGAAGCTCACCCGTGACGGCAAGGCGCTGTATATGCACTGCCTGCCCGCCGATATCACCGGCCTGAGCTGCGAGGAGGGCGAGGTGGACAACTCCGTCTTCGACCGCTACATCGTGCCTCTGTACAAGCAGGCCTCCTACAAGCCCTATATCATCGCCGCTATGATCTTCATGTCTCAGGTGAAGGACCCCGTTCGTACGCTGATGGCCATGGATGAGGGTGACGGTAAGCGTAAATCCTTCTAAATCAGGCAAACTAATAGCGGGGGCCTCGGCTCCCGCTATTTCACTCTAAGGAAAGTTTTGAGGTAACAGCTATGTCCAAACGCATCGTCATCGCCTTAGGCGGCAACGCCCTGGGCAATACCGCCGCCCAGCAGCTGGAGCTGGTGTCCCTGACCGCTAAGCCCATCGTGGACCTCATCGCCGCCGGCAACGAGGTCATCATTGCCCACGGCAACGGCCCGCAGGTGGGCATGATCAATCTGGGGCTCTCTACCGCCGCCGAGGCCGGCGCCATCAAGTCGGATATGCCCTTCCCGGAGTGTGGCGCCATGAGTCAGGGCTATATCGGTTACCATCTGCAAAATGCCATCGGCAATGAGCT
The genomic region above belongs to Vescimonas coprocola and contains:
- the ygeW gene encoding knotted carbamoyltransferase YgeW encodes the protein MSKTLELARHLETLHINDMYKTDFYWTWDKTDDEIDAIFTVADALRDLRERNKSTRIFDSGLGISLFRDNSTRTRFSFASACNLLGLEEQVLDEKKSQIAHGETVRETANMVSFMADVIGIRDDMYIGEGHKYQKTFMDALEEGYRDGILEQRPTLVNLQCDVDHPTQCMADMLHVIHYFGGVENLKGKKVAMTWAYSPSYGKPLSVPQGVIGLFTRFGMDVTLAHPEGYDVMPEVEAIARQNCEKYGSRFHKTNDMKEAFRDADIVYPKSWAPFAAMEERTKLYAKGDQAGIDALEKKLLAQNAEHKDWACTEEMMKLTRDGKALYMHCLPADITGLSCEEGEVDNSVFDRYIVPLYKQASYKPYIIAAMIFMSQVKDPVRTLMAMDEGDGKRKSF